The genomic segment AAGTTAAACGTGCAAAAATGGTGGCCAGATATGCTGAAAAACGTGCGAAGCTGAAAGCAGAAGGAGATTTTCAGAAGTTGGCAACTTTGCCGAGGAATTCAAGTACGGTAAGATTACATAACCGTTGTCTGCTGACAGGTCGTCCTAAAGGCTATATGCGTCAGTTTGGTGTAAGCCGTATTGTTTTTCGTGAAATGGCTTCCAAGGGGTTAATACCCGGTGTAAAAAAAGCAAGTTGGTAAAATTTATTTAAGCTTAGATGTATTTGTCTGAAAACCGGAATAACATTTAGCTTGCTTGATATAAATACAGGAACCCCTTGACGGGGTTTTTGTATTTTTTTATAAATGTAAATAAGATCAAATTCTATTACTTAGACTTTATCAAACTTATAACGTAATCCTATAATACCGGAATTTAATGAATTGGTTAGAGGCACTTATATTAGGGATTGTTCAAGGATTAACAGAATTTCTGCCGGTCAGCAGCAGCGGTCATCTGGAAATTGGCGCTGCATTGCTGAATGTTCAGGTGACCAATAACCTGACTTTTACGGTTGCTGTTCATGTAGCTACCGTTTTGAGTACAATTGTAGTACTGCGAAAAGAAATCATGGATCTGTTACGTGGATTATTTAAATTTGAATGGAATGACCAAACCCAGTTTATTGTTAAATTAATTGTTTCTGCTATTCCTGTTGGTATCGTCGGTTTATTTTTTAAGGATGTCGTGGAAGGTTTTTTCTCCGATAGTTTGATGCTGGTAGGTTCTATGTTATTACTCACAGCAGGATTGTTGACATTTGCCTATTATGCAAAGCCACGTCAGAAAGAAAAAATTTCTTTCTGGGATGCACTTATCATCGGTATTTCACAAGCATGTGCCGTTCTACCTGGTTTATCCCGCTCCGGGACCACAATCTCAACAGGGTTACTGCTGGGAAATAAGAAAGATGTGGTTGCCAAGTTTTCTTTCCTGATGGTATTGGCTCCTATTTTGGGGGAATGTTTTCTTGATTTGGTGAAAGGCGATTTTTCATCAGAAGTATCCGGTATTCCGACAGTCTCCTTGGTGATTGGTTTTCTTGCAGCTTTTGTTTCGGGATTTATTGCCTGTTCCTGGATGCTGAATCTTGTGAAAAAAGGTAAACTGATCTATTTTGCAATTTATTGTGCTATTGTCGGTACAGCTGTACTTATCTTTTTGGGATAATAAAGAATGCCTGAAGAAAAGCTCATTCCTCTGTTTGATCCTCAAATATCCGTTGCTGAAGATTTTATCAGCGGGCAGGTAATATTGATCGATAAACCATTAACGTGGACATCATTTGATGTAGTTCGTAAGTGTCGTAACCTGATTACCCATAAGTTGAAAATAAAGAAATTGAAGGTAGGTCATGCCGGAACACTTGATCCTTTAGCTACCGGACTAATGATTGTTTGTTCCGGAAAAGCAACCAAATGCATTTCGGAATGGATGGATATGGATAAGGAATATGTTGCCAGCATCGAATTCGGGCGGACAACTTTATCTTTTGATCTTGAAACGGAGACGAACGCCACCTTTCCATACGAGCACATTACCCGGGAATCATTGGAGCAGTCGTTGAAACAGTTTCTCGGTGAAATTCAACAAGTACCGCCATTATTTTCGGCAAAGAATTTGCAGGGAAAACGTGCCTACACTTTTGCAAGAAAAGGATCAGATATGGAATTACCTCCGAATACGGTTACCATCAGTAATCTGGAAATAATCCGATTTGAACTTCCGGTTGTAGAAATAAAGATGCGTTGCAG from the Bacteroidales bacterium genome contains:
- the truB gene encoding tRNA pseudouridine(55) synthase TruB, whose amino-acid sequence is MPEEKLIPLFDPQISVAEDFISGQVILIDKPLTWTSFDVVRKCRNLITHKLKIKKLKVGHAGTLDPLATGLMIVCSGKATKCISEWMDMDKEYVASIEFGRTTLSFDLETETNATFPYEHITRESLEQSLKQFLGEIQQVPPLFSAKNLQGKRAYTFARKGSDMELPPNTVTISNLEIIRFELPVVEIKMRCSKGTYVRAFARDIGIANQSGACLIGLRRTAIGAFKVEDAMLPNSFEMEISKI
- the rpsN gene encoding 30S ribosomal protein S14, with the translated sequence MAKESMKAREVKRAKMVARYAEKRAKLKAEGDFQKLATLPRNSSTVRLHNRCLLTGRPKGYMRQFGVSRIVFREMASKGLIPGVKKASW
- a CDS encoding undecaprenyl-diphosphate phosphatase, coding for MNWLEALILGIVQGLTEFLPVSSSGHLEIGAALLNVQVTNNLTFTVAVHVATVLSTIVVLRKEIMDLLRGLFKFEWNDQTQFIVKLIVSAIPVGIVGLFFKDVVEGFFSDSLMLVGSMLLLTAGLLTFAYYAKPRQKEKISFWDALIIGISQACAVLPGLSRSGTTISTGLLLGNKKDVVAKFSFLMVLAPILGECFLDLVKGDFSSEVSGIPTVSLVIGFLAAFVSGFIACSWMLNLVKKGKLIYFAIYCAIVGTAVLIFLG